DNA sequence from the Chitinophaga flava genome:
TTAAAGAGCAGTTGAAACAATACCTCCCGGATTATATGGTGCCCGCTTTCTTCATCGCCCTGGAGCATCTACCGGTAACGCATAATGGAAAAATAGATAAAAAAGCGTTGCAGGACCCGCTGAAGTATATGGACACACAAAGTACCATTACCGCTACTCCTGAAACTGCTACAGAAGAGGCCCTGCTCACCGTATGGCAGGATATCCTGAAGAGAAATAAAATCGGCGTACTCGATAATTTCTTTGAACTGGGAGGTCAGTCATTAAGAGCCATGGTACTGGTATCCAGGATTCAGAAAAATTTCTCCGCAGATATTTCCCTGAAAGATATCTTCACGTATCCTACAATCAGGTCACTGGCCGCACATATTGACAACAATGCCTTGTCTGCCCACCAGGCGCCTATCACCAGAATAGCAGAACAATCACATTATCTGCTCTCTCCGGCACAAAAAAGGATGTATGTCATCAGTCATTTTAAAGGAGCAGAAATCAGTCATAACATCTGTGATGTATCCTGGGTACATGGCCAACTGGATATACCCAGACTGGAAGCAGCTTTCCAGGCAATGACCGAAAGGCATGAAAGTCTGCGTACCTCCTTCAGCATGGTCAATGGTGAGCCGGTACAGGTGATACATCCTAAAGGTACTTTCCATTTAACGCATCTGCATGGCAAGGAAGAAGATGCCACCACTGTGGCCAGAAACTTTGTGAAAGGATACGACCTCAGTCAGGCTCCCCTGCTCCGTGCCGCCGTGATGGAAGTAAATCCTGAAAAACATCTGCTGCTCTTTGATATCCATCATATCATCAGCGATGAGGTGTCTACCGGTATCTTCCTCCGCGAGCTGTGGGCCTTATATAGAGGTGCTGCGCTGCCGGAACTGTCTGTGCAATATAAAGACTATGTAGCGTGGTTATACTCCCCTGCTAATGCAGGTGTGATTACCCGTCAGAAACAATATTGGGTACAACAGTTGCAGGGCGAGTTGCCAGTAATGGAAATGCCTTACGACTTCCCGCGGCCACTGACAAAGACTTTCGAAGGGAAAGACCATCTATTCCGGCTCGACGACAGCACCGCTGCCCGTGCGCTCGAATTTACCAGCCGTAAAGGCATTACCCTCAACATGCTGATGCTGTCGGTTTATAATATCCTCCTGTCTAAATACACTTCACTGGAAGATATTATTGTAGGCATACCGGTAGCAGGACGCACCCATGCCGATCTGGAGCCGGTTATAGGCATGTTTGTAAATACGCTGGCGCTGCGCAGCTATCCAACAGCAGAAAAAGTGTTTGAACAATTCCTGGATGAAGTAAAGACTACCGCTCTTGGTGCCTATGAAAACCAGGACTATCCTTTTGAAGAATTGGTGGAAACACTTCAGATCAAAAGAGACCCAGGCAGAAATCCGCTGTTCGATGTATTGTTCCAGTTTATCAGCAAACAACCGCGTGAAGAGCATCAGGGTCTGCACTTTGAGCCATTCCCGCTGAACATAAGCGTTGCCAAGTTTGATCTCACTTTCCTCACGATACAATCGGGAGAACAGATTGACTTCCTGTTGAACTACAACAGTGCATTACTGACAGAAGACTCTGCACAGCGGTTTGTCAAACATTTCTGTAATGTGCTTAAACAGGTGCTAAACAGCCCGGCTATTTCTCTCAGGGAAGTTACCCTGCCGGATGAAGCTGAAATAGCCCAGCTCAGGGCATTTGGAGGCAGTCCTGAAAAAGATGCGCCCCGTATCACCATCCCTCAGCTGTGGCAGGAAAAAGCACCTTTGTACAAAGACCAGGTAGCCGTGGAAACATCCGCAGGCAGCATCACCTTCGGGGAACTGGACCAACAGTCCACTACGCTGGCCATCTACCTGCAGGAAGTATATCAGGTGAAACCAGGAGATAAAGTAGCCCTTATGCTGCAAAGGACCCTGGATATGCCGGTTGCACTGCTGGCCATCCTGAAAACAGGAGCCGCTTATGTGCCCGTGGATCCGAGTTTCCCGGCACAGCGCATTGAATACATTCTAAACAACAGTGAGTGCACCATGATCCTTGCAGACAAGGACTATCATTACTCACAGCCCTTGTTCAACATTCATGGCGAACGACAAAACATCAGCCAGCAACAGCTGAAACCCGTACATATCTCTCCGGACAATCTGGCTTATATCATCTACACCTCCGGCTCTACCGGCGTTCCCAAAGGCGCTATGCTGGAACATCTCAACGTAACCAGCTTTGTACGCAATTTTGAACCGGTATATGGTATCGTCCCAGGTGATAAAATACTGGCCATCAGCAATATCACGTTTGACTTGTCTGTGCTGGAAATCCTGTGCAGCCTGCTCTCCGGAGTAACCGTACTGCTGGCGAATGATGCGGAAATAAATGATTTCCCGAAAGTGAAAGAACTCATCCTGCAACACAAAGTAAACACACTGCAGATGACACCTTCCCGCCTCTCCCTGTTCCTGAACACAGTAGGTTTAAGTGTTTTATCTGATATCAAAACAGTAATCACCGGAGGCGAGCCGGTAACCACCGGGTTGTTCAACAGCTTAAAGAGATGCAAAAACACCCGGGTATTTACCAGCTGCGGCCCCACCGAAACCTGTATATACAGCACTACAGACGAAGCGAAAGGCGACAGGATTACGATAGGCAAACCGCTGTTGAACGAACAGGTGTTCATTGTAGGCAACCACGGCCAGTTGCAGCCAATCAATGTAGTGGGAGAAATATACATCGCAGGCTCAGGTGTGGGAAGAGGTTACTGTAACCAGGAAGCCCTTACCAACGAGAAATATTTCCGCGATGAAACACTATCCCTGTCTTCTGAAAGAATATACAAATCAGGAGACATCGGAAGATGGTTGCCCGATGGCCGTATCGAGTGCCTCGGCAGAAAAGATACGCAGGTGAAACTGAGAGGCTACCGGATTGAACTGGGTGAACTGGAAAACGCATTGGGCAAAATGGAAGGCATTAACGTAACAGCTGCCATCATTACCACTGTTAAAGGTGAAAAGCAGATCGCTGCATTCTATGAAGCCGACCGGGAATACGGTTACTCTACCATCCGCACTTTCCTGGCCGATCGTCTGCCCAGCTATATGTTACCACTGTTCTGCATACACGTAGAAAAAATGCCGCTCAACAGTAACGGCAAAATTGACCGTAAGGCGCTGGACCAGCTGGCACAACAACACCAGGCTGCCGACCGTCCTTTTGATGAACCGGTAGGCACGCTGCAGAAAGCGCTGGCTGAAATCTGGAAAAGTATACTGGATCTCGACCGTATCAGCAGTACCGACAACTTCTTCGAAATCGGCGGTAACTCCATCAAACTGATCCAGGTGCTGAACAGGATTAAGAAAGAACTGGACGTGAACGTTCCGCTCACCGCCGCCTTCACTTATCCTACCATCAAAGCACTGGCAGAGAAGATAAAGATGATCACCGAATTTGGTAGTGTATCTGAAGAAGAATTCTATTCCGTAGCCAACCCAGGAAAACCACAAACCATTTTCTGCCTGCCTCCCGCTATCGGTTATTCCTTCATATACGCCGCACTGGCAGAGTATTTCCCGGACTATACCATCTGTTGTCTACATTTCATCGAAGAAGAAGACAGACTGGAGAAATACTTCCAGGTGATGGACGAGCTGCAGCCTGATCAACCGCTGATACTGCTGGGATATTCCGCCGGAGGTAACTTCGCCTTTGAACTGGCCAAAGAGCTGGAAAACAAAGGACGTGAAGTATCCGACATTATTTTACTCGATAGTTTCAAACGCTGGATCTCCAAAGCTAAAACACCGGTAGAGCTGGAAGCTACTGTACACGCCTACTACCAGATCGTAGACTGGTCTATCTTTGCGGTAGAACCGGAATACCTGGAAGGGCTCAAGAAAAACACTATGAGCAAAATTGAAGGCTATTGCAAGTACATGAACGGTAAAACAGATCCGGATACTACCAATGCCAGAATACATCTTGTAAAATCAAAAGATGAATGGCAAACACCGGAAACTAACCGTGACTGGAAAGAAAGCTCCACCAGCGGTTTTCATATCTACGAAGGAGAAGGCCGGCATCCGGAAATGTTTAATCCGGAATATATATCACACAATGCCGGACTTATTTCAACGATCCTGCAACAGATCAACGTATCGCAGGAATCAGTTGTATAATGTTTTGAATTTTCACATTAAAGGCGCATGTATGTACATGCGCCTTTTTTTTTATTAAATTCCTTCAAACTACAACTAGCTAAAATCTGTAAACAATCTGATAATATATATCAAATCAGCATCTCCCGAAAGCATCATCTTTGTATTAACATTGGATGTCAGATATGCCCCCGGTTACTGTAGACGGATAATAAAAGAGACCAACATATCCTGCACCCGAAATAACCTTATTTAAATACTTATTTAAAATGTAAGTCCACGAAACTTCCCTCAAGGTTTTACGCATGAAACGGGATACCGTTATTTTGCTTATGCTGCCTCGTTTTCATGTAAAGTACCCTCAAGACAGACACGCGTTATTCCCCCTATCGGGGTAATCCGAAAGCTCCACATATCATTATGCTATCAGCACTGCCAGGACAGCTGCTGGTAAAGCTCTTTATTCTTTCACACAAAAAACAAATGTCAATTATGAAAAAACAAGCCAACAAAAAGCTCTTGCTGAAGAAAATTGCAGTGACTAAACTCCAGGTAAACAACCCTGCAGCCATAAAAGGTGGCGGACCTGGTGGTCCACAAACATCCTCTATCTGGATCTGCGATGGCTGCGGTGGTAAAACTACCATCTCCTGCGGAGGAGCCGGATATCCCTGCGAATAAGCCTTCTGTTATTCCCGGAAACAACATTCATTGTATTATTTCGTATACCCGTCACCGTAACACATTACCAATAAAGTACCAAACCGTTTAAACATGAAAAAGAAAACAGAAAAGAAGTTAAGCCTGAAAATGATCACAGTAGCCAGATTAAGTACAGACGGTACTCAGATGGTAAAAGGTGGTGCGGTTACTTCCCTTCCTCCTGGTCCATCAGGTCCTACAGGCCCTAATACTGTACCAGCTGACCCATGCGCCTCACAATATCAGGCATGTACTATGTGCTGCACACTGGATTGTAATACCACCACCATTCCAGGATACCGCCAGTAAGGAACTAACAGTGGCTGAGACCCGGACTCGGACAGTAAACAAAACCCGCTCTGATAGGCGGGTTTTGTTACATGGAGCCAAATATTTATTTCCCATTTAAGATGCTGCCTCATGTCAGGATTTCCATTCATTTCTGACGCATACCATTTCTTGTTAAGTGTCTACTATACATTTATTTGAAAATTTCTATAATTTGAAGGTCTTGATTGTTCTTGATAACCCTTTGTTTATCTTTATGAAATCGTTTGCATACATCAGACAGATGTAGCCCTTAATAATCCGAAATCGACCCTCATCACCTCAAAATTCCACTATGAAAAAAAACACCATTTTTTATTGCCTTGCAGTAAGTGTCCTCTTTGCCACCGCGTTATTACTTTCCTGTGGGAAACAGCAACTGAAAGACAGTTTAAATACCAGTACAAAAACCGGCGCCACTACTAAAACAAACGTTTCCACAGCCCAGATAACTTCGTTTATACATCCCGGCGTACTAAACACACAGGCCAGCCTTGACTATGTAGGCGGCCAGGTAAACGGTGGCGATGCTAACCGCACTGCCTACTATCAGAAAGTAATTGACTATGTAGACAGTCATCCGGTACCCACCTCCTTCTATGCCACGGTGGTAGTTGGGTCCAACGGCGCCACTTCTCCTTCAAAATCACAGATCAGGAAAGATGCTGAACTCGCATATGCCTTAGCGTTAAGATGGGCTAAAACAGGCACTCAAAGCTGGGCCGACAAATGCATACAGATACTGAACGGCTGGTCTTATACTTTTCAGAATTATGCCCTGCTTGATGCCTCTACAAATCCCAACCAGCCTGGCCTGGAAGCCTCCTGGACCACACCCAGCTTCGTGGCTGCAGCTGAAATCATGCGCTACTACCAAATAAACGGGCACGGCTCCGGATGGTCTGCTGCAGATATCAGTCAGTTTTCCAACTATCTCAATAATGTAAAGAATAACTACATCAACAATATGCCGGTGTATAACAATAACTGGAATGCTTCACAGGGTTACGCAAAAATGGCAATAGGTATTTTCCTGAACAGTACCAGTGTTTATCAGAACGGATATGATCTGATCACTACCTATCTGCCCATCATTGTACAATCCAATGGCAATATCCCCGAATACTGTAACCGGCAAGACTGTGTGCACTTTCAGTATTCACTGACAGCATTTGCCTACGCTGCCCAGCTGGCAACGATCCAGGGTGATAATTCCCTGTGGACAGCCAACAGCAGCCGTATCAGCGCCGGTTATGATTATATGCGCGCAGCCTATGGTCAAACAACCAGTTGTAACTACTGCTCTACTTCCAGCCCTGTATTTCCTGGTGTAGAAGTCGCATACAACCATTATCAAACCGGTAATCTCGGATATTTAAGAGGTTTGCAGGCGCCCCTGGGCGTGCCTAACGATAATACATTCCTGGGCTTTACCTCTTACACACATTATGGTGTAACCAGCTTGCAATAAACGGGGAAAACATTTTATGAAGATGCCCGGGGTATTCTTATTGTGAAAAAAATCAGGGGTAACAGATAGCTTTTATCCTGTACCCCTGATAATATATGCTGCTATACCTACAATTAATTAAAATTTCGCTTTTCTGAATTCCGCCACAGTTTTTGGATCAAGCCTGCTTTCCGCTGCCGGGCCCCCGAGGCACTGATACAGAAAATACTCCAGCCGGCGAATCTCCGCTTCCAGCAGGTATCTTGTAAAAAATACCTGGCGTGTTTCTTCTCCAAAAAGAGCATCTCTCTTAAACGCCTATACGCTCTTTCTACCATCGGAACAAAATTGAAAAAAAATGATACACCGGGGAAAAGGCCTGCATTGCTTCAGATATCAGAATCTCCGCTTCTTTTTAATACGGACTATCCTGCTATCAGCCGAGGGCCATCCTGCCCCGTTAATAAGCAGGAATACCAATAACAGCGTCATCGCAAAATCGGTGCGATATTCGTGTGCCATAGCCCAGAATCCCTTTTGTTCAAGTATTGGTATTTTGGTGGTAATGAAGGCTACAATCATTACTATCAGCAATGGTACCACAGCCAATCTTACTATTAATCCGACAATTAACAGCAAGCCACACAAAATCTCAAAACAGGCAGTAAAGTATGCCCAGAATTCGGGATGGGAAAATCCTATCTTTTCAAAACGTCCGGGGCCCAACTCAGCTGGCACTACGAATTTTTGTATTCCTTCCGATAAAAATACCAGCCCTGGTAGTAACCGGACCAACAAATAGGAATAGCCATACGGCGGGAAATTTTTA
Encoded proteins:
- a CDS encoding class I lanthipeptide yields the protein MKKQANKKLLLKKIAVTKLQVNNPAAIKGGGPGGPQTSSIWICDGCGGKTTISCGGAGYPCE
- a CDS encoding alginate lyase family protein yields the protein MKKNTIFYCLAVSVLFATALLLSCGKQQLKDSLNTSTKTGATTKTNVSTAQITSFIHPGVLNTQASLDYVGGQVNGGDANRTAYYQKVIDYVDSHPVPTSFYATVVVGSNGATSPSKSQIRKDAELAYALALRWAKTGTQSWADKCIQILNGWSYTFQNYALLDASTNPNQPGLEASWTTPSFVAAAEIMRYYQINGHGSGWSAADISQFSNYLNNVKNNYINNMPVYNNNWNASQGYAKMAIGIFLNSTSVYQNGYDLITTYLPIIVQSNGNIPEYCNRQDCVHFQYSLTAFAYAAQLATIQGDNSLWTANSSRISAGYDYMRAAYGQTTSCNYCSTSSPVFPGVEVAYNHYQTGNLGYLRGLQAPLGVPNDNTFLGFTSYTHYGVTSLQ
- a CDS encoding DoxX family protein — protein: MQNKNFPPYGYSYLLVRLLPGLVFLSEGIQKFVVPAELGPGRFEKIGFSHPEFWAYFTACFEILCGLLLIVGLIVRLAVVPLLIVMIVAFITTKIPILEQKGFWAMAHEYRTDFAMTLLLVFLLINGAGWPSADSRIVRIKKKRRF